A genome region from Natronosalvus rutilus includes the following:
- a CDS encoding DUF7553 family protein, whose amino-acid sequence MSNSSEDADLQQARADLELATETAGDDVRDVIRDTAAAFAEIAASESEADHAVFDEHLNALRQARRESDAETADRLKDAIEHAESYRQSLEQA is encoded by the coding sequence ATGTCCAATTCCAGCGAAGACGCCGACTTACAGCAGGCTCGAGCCGACCTCGAGCTGGCGACCGAGACCGCCGGCGACGACGTGCGGGACGTTATTCGAGACACGGCGGCCGCCTTCGCCGAAATCGCCGCCAGCGAGAGCGAGGCCGACCACGCCGTCTTCGACGAGCACCTCAACGCGCTCAGGCAGGCACGACGCGAGTCCGACGCCGAGACGGCGGACCGACTCAAGGACGCCATCGAACACGCCGAGAGCTATCGCCAGAGCCTCGAGCAGGCGTGA
- a CDS encoding carboxylate--amine ligase, which yields MQSAAHDHPRGARERVIVPGITAPSTVACLRSLGPRGIYTVVGSEDRTTPGSVSRYCDRFVTLPNPRSDLEAYGDVLLSLAARPGVETIIPVREEDIYMLAANRDAFAEHVATPWPDFETLRQVQDRVELFAAADRAGVETPETTLLDEWDDWSRETIIKPRYTVAAPEYLGHDAGLSDIGSTVYHEPGTPPAVESSLNEWGHVPIVQEYVPDSREYGFFALYDEGEAVATFQHCQKRGYKYSGGPSAYRESTDIPELEAAGLALLDELEWHGLAMVEFLRNPETGSFELMEINPRFWSSLPFSVRAGADFPYYYWQLARGEPINQPDYEVGIGGHLLRGELCHLHSILAEDYPLVERPSFLSAVSDVATSMVREPRFDYAVADDPVPFVQDGWNFVRSAANEQLSAVRAGGEADESSPAVGSPALAEQEPASKPARADLEPLEDQRGRTN from the coding sequence ATGCAATCGGCTGCGCACGACCATCCACGCGGGGCGCGGGAACGCGTCATCGTCCCCGGTATCACGGCCCCCAGCACCGTCGCCTGCCTGCGGTCGCTCGGTCCGCGCGGGATCTACACCGTCGTCGGCTCCGAGGACCGAACGACGCCCGGCTCCGTCTCGAGGTACTGCGATCGATTCGTCACGCTCCCCAATCCGCGGTCGGACCTCGAGGCCTACGGGGACGTCCTCCTCTCGCTCGCGGCGCGACCCGGCGTCGAGACGATCATCCCCGTCCGCGAGGAGGATATCTACATGCTCGCGGCGAACAGAGACGCCTTCGCCGAGCACGTCGCGACGCCATGGCCGGACTTCGAGACCCTGCGACAGGTGCAAGACCGGGTCGAACTCTTCGCGGCTGCCGACCGCGCTGGCGTCGAGACGCCCGAGACGACCCTGCTCGACGAGTGGGACGACTGGTCGCGCGAGACGATCATCAAGCCTCGCTACACTGTCGCCGCCCCCGAGTACCTCGGTCACGACGCCGGGCTCAGCGACATCGGCTCGACCGTCTACCACGAACCCGGCACCCCGCCCGCCGTCGAATCGTCGCTCAACGAGTGGGGCCACGTCCCCATCGTCCAGGAGTACGTCCCCGACTCCCGGGAGTACGGCTTCTTCGCGCTGTACGACGAGGGGGAGGCGGTCGCCACCTTCCAGCACTGCCAGAAACGGGGCTACAAGTACAGCGGCGGGCCGAGTGCCTACCGCGAGTCGACCGACATCCCCGAACTCGAGGCCGCCGGCCTCGCGCTACTGGACGAACTTGAGTGGCACGGCCTGGCGATGGTCGAGTTCCTGCGCAATCCCGAGACGGGGTCGTTCGAACTGATGGAGATCAACCCGCGGTTCTGGTCGTCGCTCCCGTTCTCCGTCCGTGCGGGGGCCGACTTCCCCTACTACTACTGGCAGCTCGCACGCGGCGAACCGATCAACCAGCCCGACTACGAGGTCGGCATCGGCGGCCACCTGCTCCGGGGCGAACTCTGTCACCTCCACAGCATCCTGGCCGAGGACTACCCGCTGGTCGAACGCCCCTCGTTTCTGTCCGCCGTCAGCGACGTCGCCACGTCGATGGTTCGAGAGCCCCGGTTCGACTACGCCGTCGCGGACGACCCCGTTCCGTTCGTCCAGGACGGCTGGAACTTCGTCCGTTCGGCTGCCAACGAGCAACTCAGCGCCGTTCGAGCGGGCGGTGAAGCCGACGAATCGTCGCCGGCCGTCGGATCGCCAGCGCTCGCCGAGCAAGAGCCTGCGTCGAAGCCGGCGAGGGCCGACCTCGAGCCCCTCGAAGACCAGCGCGGACGGACGAACTGA
- a CDS encoding ORC1-type DNA replication protein — protein sequence MTGDPEEGMLSWDESVFRNEHVFEIDYVPETFRHRDSQMQSLTYALRPAVRGSRPLNVMVRGPPGTGKTTAIQKLYDEIGAQTRDVQTIRVNCQVNSTRYSVFSRLFEGCFDYEPPSSGISFKKLFGQIAEKLVEDDRVLVVALDDVNYLFYENEASDTLYSLLRAHEEHPGAKIGVIVVSSDPALEVIDALDTRVQSVFRPEDVYFPVYDQPEIVDILHERVTRGFHDGVVATDVLERVGSLTAKSGDLRVGIDLLRRAGLNAEMRASRTVELEDVEKAYETSKYINLSRSLNSLSENERALLEVLVDHDGAQAGEVYERFSEETDLGYTRYSEIVNKLDQLGLIDAEYAEIDGRGRSRSLTLSYEPEAIRERLE from the coding sequence ATGACTGGCGACCCCGAGGAGGGGATGTTGTCGTGGGACGAATCCGTGTTCAGGAACGAGCACGTCTTCGAGATCGATTACGTCCCCGAGACGTTCCGCCACCGCGATTCGCAGATGCAGAGTCTCACGTACGCGCTGCGACCCGCGGTCCGGGGCTCGCGCCCGCTGAACGTGATGGTCCGCGGACCGCCGGGAACGGGGAAAACGACGGCAATTCAGAAGCTGTACGACGAGATCGGCGCCCAGACCCGGGACGTCCAGACGATCCGGGTCAACTGCCAGGTCAACTCGACGCGATACTCCGTCTTCTCGCGGCTGTTCGAGGGCTGCTTCGACTACGAACCCCCATCGTCGGGCATCTCCTTCAAGAAGCTCTTCGGCCAGATTGCCGAGAAACTCGTCGAGGACGACCGCGTGCTCGTCGTCGCGCTCGACGACGTCAACTACCTCTTCTACGAGAACGAGGCGTCGGATACGCTCTACTCGTTGCTGCGCGCCCACGAGGAACACCCGGGAGCGAAAATCGGCGTCATCGTCGTCTCCTCGGACCCGGCGCTCGAAGTGATCGACGCCCTCGACACCCGCGTGCAGAGCGTCTTCCGGCCCGAGGACGTCTACTTCCCGGTGTACGACCAGCCGGAAATCGTCGACATCCTCCACGAGCGCGTCACGCGCGGCTTCCACGACGGCGTCGTCGCCACGGACGTCCTGGAGCGGGTCGGCTCGCTCACGGCCAAGAGCGGCGACCTCCGGGTGGGAATCGACCTCCTCAGGCGGGCCGGACTCAACGCCGAGATGCGTGCGAGTCGAACTGTCGAACTTGAGGACGTCGAGAAGGCCTACGAGACGTCGAAGTACATCAACCTCTCCCGGAGCCTCAACAGCCTGAGCGAGAACGAGCGGGCGCTCCTCGAGGTGCTCGTCGACCACGACGGCGCACAGGCCGGCGAGGTATACGAGCGGTTCAGCGAGGAGACCGACCTCGGCTACACCCGCTATTCGGAAATCGTCAACAAGCTCGACCAGCTCGGCCTGATCGACGCCGAGTACGCCGAGATCGACGGCCGCGGGCGCTCGCGGTCGCTGACGCTCTCGTACGAACCCGAGGCGATTCGGGAGCGACTCGAGTGA
- a CDS encoding MutS-related protein, producing MDLESIPGVGAKTARALDELDDPEQALENGDVAALARAPGVTVGRAARIARGAIRREHDDPGGFLATDRAREIYRQVLSLCQDRTVTDYAAHRLETLYPSPRRSRIEEVQDFSRRAIERDPHPDVLEAFEGVEPLERPGDVRVRDRCLATTDAERYAEAREAIPEISVEIVEDAQGLAELARGYSTVVAIDESFAGVEVEGDVQVRPDALADPADVVPERPLAFFARNRERLRAAVAVHRAVGRGGDTDSQLNATVDLDALEHGLERLDDDGTVAGDPELDRLTVAVDDLDAVAGVAESVANDRLREAIEERDVTIEGADLLSLVERGAGVDSLLSRELADEFAAAVEAARKHLIDALDLDVGEAELARHVFDDEPTFPVERDENATARLREELTVARDRRAAQLKRDLAADLAAQREGAHDLVRSALELDVELAVARFARDFECTMPEFVWDGDDGDEETGFAIEGGRSPVLEEPLEEIEPVDYAVSGTTLLSGVNSGGKTSTLDLVASVVVLAHMGLPVPAKEVRLRRFDDVHYHAKTQGTLDAGAFESTVREFADLATGGEGSLVLVDELESITEPGASAKIIAGILEALAENGATAVFVSHLAGEIREMAAIDVAVDGIEAVGLVDGELEVNRSPVKDHLARSTPELIVEKLAQEGNAAFYDRLLEKFE from the coding sequence ATGGACCTCGAGTCGATCCCGGGCGTCGGCGCGAAGACCGCCCGTGCACTGGACGAACTCGACGACCCCGAGCAGGCCCTCGAGAACGGCGACGTGGCCGCACTCGCCAGAGCGCCCGGCGTCACCGTCGGCCGGGCCGCTCGCATCGCCCGCGGGGCGATCCGACGCGAACACGACGACCCCGGCGGCTTCCTCGCGACCGACCGCGCACGCGAGATCTACCGACAGGTGCTCTCCCTGTGTCAGGACCGGACGGTGACCGACTACGCGGCCCACCGCCTCGAGACGCTGTACCCCAGCCCCAGGCGCTCGCGCATCGAGGAGGTGCAGGACTTCTCTCGTCGGGCGATCGAACGCGATCCCCACCCCGACGTGCTCGAAGCCTTCGAGGGCGTCGAACCGCTCGAGCGGCCCGGCGACGTTCGCGTCCGGGACCGCTGTCTGGCGACGACCGACGCCGAGCGCTACGCCGAAGCCCGCGAGGCGATTCCCGAGATTTCCGTCGAAATCGTCGAGGACGCCCAGGGGCTGGCCGAACTGGCGAGAGGCTATTCGACGGTGGTCGCGATCGACGAGTCCTTCGCCGGCGTCGAGGTCGAGGGCGACGTGCAAGTTCGCCCGGACGCGCTCGCAGATCCCGCCGACGTGGTTCCGGAGCGCCCGCTCGCGTTCTTCGCCCGCAACCGAGAGCGACTGCGGGCAGCAGTCGCGGTTCATCGTGCGGTCGGCCGTGGTGGTGACACCGATTCGCAACTGAACGCGACGGTCGACCTCGACGCCCTCGAGCACGGCCTCGAGCGCCTCGACGACGACGGCACCGTCGCCGGCGACCCCGAACTCGATCGGCTGACGGTCGCCGTCGACGACCTCGACGCGGTCGCGGGCGTCGCCGAGAGCGTCGCCAACGACCGACTCCGCGAGGCGATCGAGGAACGGGACGTGACCATCGAGGGCGCCGACCTACTCTCACTCGTCGAGCGCGGCGCCGGCGTCGACTCGCTGCTCTCCCGGGAACTCGCCGACGAATTCGCCGCGGCGGTCGAGGCCGCCCGCAAGCACCTGATCGACGCCCTCGACCTGGACGTCGGCGAGGCCGAACTCGCCCGCCATGTCTTCGACGACGAACCGACCTTCCCCGTCGAGCGCGACGAGAACGCCACGGCACGCCTGCGCGAGGAACTCACCGTCGCCCGGGACCGGCGGGCGGCCCAGCTCAAACGCGACCTGGCGGCCGACCTCGCCGCCCAGCGCGAGGGCGCCCACGACCTGGTTCGCTCGGCGCTCGAGCTCGACGTCGAACTCGCCGTCGCCCGCTTCGCCCGCGACTTCGAGTGCACGATGCCCGAGTTCGTCTGGGACGGCGACGACGGCGACGAAGAAACCGGGTTCGCCATCGAGGGCGGCCGCTCGCCAGTCCTCGAGGAGCCACTCGAGGAAATCGAACCCGTCGACTACGCGGTGTCAGGCACCACCCTGCTCTCGGGAGTCAACAGCGGCGGGAAGACCTCGACGCTTGACCTGGTCGCGAGCGTCGTCGTGCTTGCACACATGGGTTTGCCCGTTCCCGCCAAAGAGGTCCGGCTACGTCGCTTCGACGACGTACACTACCACGCCAAGACCCAAGGGACCCTGGACGCCGGGGCGTTCGAGTCCACCGTCCGGGAGTTCGCGGACCTCGCCACCGGCGGCGAGGGATCGCTCGTTCTCGTCGACGAACTCGAGAGCATCACCGAACCCGGGGCGAGCGCGAAGATTATCGCCGGCATCCTCGAGGCACTCGCGGAGAACGGTGCGACGGCCGTGTTCGTCTCCCACCTGGCCGGCGAAATCCGGGAGATGGCCGCCATCGACGTGGCTGTCGACGGCATCGAGGCCGTCGGCCTGGTCGACGGCGAACTCGAGGTCAACCGATCGCCGGTTAAGGATCACCTCGCTCGCTCGACCCCCGAGTTGATCGTCGAGAAGCTTGCCCAGGAGGGGAACGCCGCCTTCTACGACCGGTTGCTCGAGAAGTTCGAGTGA
- the pspAB gene encoding PspA-associated protein PspAB, whose amino-acid sequence MGLLDGLRSVLGIRAESDASRDANPEDLFGMSTAYLTMEADLGYDSADAGALCFAGVDSSSFRDAVENVEAILEAGSEDTGTDFRVTEDDHGYHWVVLEDSDPEDLITSLHFAADTFIEEGYGSRLLAAVFGYRNDSGPAYWIYSFRRGAYYPFAPRAGRERDSGTEFKLESVLDGELEIEPDKEYWYPLWPSTSGRHPWE is encoded by the coding sequence ATGGGACTGCTCGACGGACTGCGATCCGTGCTCGGCATCCGCGCCGAATCGGACGCCAGCCGGGACGCCAACCCCGAGGACCTCTTCGGGATGAGCACCGCGTATCTGACGATGGAAGCCGACCTCGGCTACGACTCCGCCGACGCGGGCGCGCTCTGTTTCGCCGGCGTCGACTCGAGCAGCTTTCGTGACGCCGTCGAGAACGTCGAAGCCATCCTCGAGGCCGGCAGCGAAGACACCGGCACCGACTTTCGCGTCACCGAGGACGACCACGGCTACCACTGGGTCGTCCTCGAGGACTCCGACCCCGAGGACCTGATCACCAGCCTCCACTTCGCGGCGGACACGTTCATCGAGGAAGGCTACGGCTCGCGGCTGCTCGCGGCCGTCTTCGGCTACCGGAACGACAGTGGGCCGGCCTACTGGATCTACTCCTTCCGGCGCGGTGCGTACTACCCCTTCGCGCCACGGGCCGGCCGCGAGCGCGATTCGGGAACCGAGTTCAAACTCGAATCAGTGCTGGATGGCGAACTCGAGATCGAACCCGACAAGGAGTACTGGTATCCCCTGTGGCCGAGCACGAGCGGGCGTCACCCCTGGGAGTAG
- the htpX gene encoding zinc metalloprotease HtpX, whose protein sequence is MDWKPDWGLRFRMFLTMFLLFALYIVFAGVITAYMGGGIAIFALLFGGMSLVQYYFSDTLTLKTMGAKTVSAEEYPQLHSAVERLSQQADLPKPKVAVIDSKVPNAFATGRNQKNAAVAVTTGLMRTLDQDELDGVLAHELAHVKNRDMMVMTIASFLSTIAFMIVRWGAFFGGGHGRGRGGGGGVIVAIVVSLVVWIVSYLLIRALSRYREFAADRGAATITGKPSALASALLKISGEIDKVPDRDMREEAEMNAFFIIPLKSGVVGRLFSTHPSTERRVESLRQLEHEMETV, encoded by the coding sequence ATGGACTGGAAACCGGACTGGGGATTGCGGTTTCGGATGTTCCTCACGATGTTCCTGCTGTTTGCCCTGTACATCGTCTTCGCCGGCGTGATCACTGCCTATATGGGTGGTGGGATCGCCATTTTCGCCCTGCTCTTCGGCGGGATGTCGCTGGTGCAGTACTACTTCAGCGACACCCTCACTCTCAAGACGATGGGTGCGAAGACGGTCTCCGCCGAGGAGTACCCACAGCTTCACAGCGCCGTCGAGCGCCTCTCCCAGCAGGCCGACCTCCCGAAGCCGAAAGTCGCCGTCATCGACTCGAAGGTGCCGAACGCGTTCGCGACGGGGCGAAACCAGAAGAACGCCGCCGTCGCCGTCACCACGGGACTGATGCGAACGCTCGACCAGGACGAACTCGACGGCGTTCTCGCCCACGAACTCGCCCACGTCAAGAATCGGGACATGATGGTGATGACTATCGCCTCGTTCCTCTCGACCATCGCGTTCATGATCGTCCGCTGGGGCGCCTTCTTCGGCGGTGGCCACGGTCGCGGTCGCGGCGGCGGTGGCGGCGTGATCGTCGCCATCGTCGTCTCGCTGGTCGTCTGGATCGTGAGTTACCTGCTGATTCGGGCGCTCTCGCGGTACCGCGAGTTCGCCGCCGACCGGGGTGCTGCGACGATCACCGGCAAGCCCTCTGCGCTCGCCTCCGCGTTGCTGAAGATTTCGGGCGAGATCGACAAGGTTCCCGACAGAGACATGCGCGAAGAGGCCGAAATGAACGCCTTCTTCATCATTCCGCTGAAGTCCGGCGTCGTCGGGAGACTGTTCTCGACGCACCCCTCGACCGAGCGGCGGGTCGAGAGCTTGCGCCAGCTCGAGCACGAGATGGAGACGGTGTAG
- a CDS encoding 60S ribosomal export protein NMD3 produces MTDSRAFCPRCGDPVPERSEGDATDPLRPGTDVDLCDSCYFDDFEFIDAPDRIDVRVCAQCGAVHRGRRWVDVGAQDYTDVAIEEVSEALAVHVDVEDVAWQVEPEEVGPNTIRMHCYFTGTVRGTPVEEQVMIPVKIARQTCTRCGRIAGDYYASIVQIRAEGRSPTTEELERAREIAENIVADMEATGDRNAFITETTETDDGLNMRVSTNKIGKKIANKMVEEFGGTVNDAETLVTEDEDGNGVYRVTFAVRLPPYVPGDVIDLADDDEGPVLVSSAHGNLKGIRLRTGERYEASYEEGNSPEARKLGEREDAVEATVVTVEDERSIQVLDPETYQAKTISRPEYVDADAEEVPALKSRAGLHILPENDE; encoded by the coding sequence ATGACCGATTCGCGTGCGTTCTGTCCCCGCTGTGGCGATCCGGTGCCGGAGCGGAGCGAAGGCGACGCGACGGACCCCCTGCGACCGGGGACCGACGTCGACCTCTGTGACAGCTGTTACTTCGACGACTTCGAATTCATCGACGCGCCCGACCGGATCGACGTGCGCGTCTGCGCCCAGTGTGGGGCCGTTCATCGGGGCCGCCGCTGGGTCGACGTCGGTGCACAGGATTACACCGACGTCGCCATCGAGGAGGTGAGCGAGGCCCTGGCCGTTCACGTCGACGTCGAGGACGTCGCCTGGCAGGTCGAACCCGAGGAGGTCGGGCCGAACACGATCCGGATGCACTGTTACTTCACCGGGACGGTTCGTGGAACGCCCGTCGAAGAGCAGGTGATGATTCCGGTAAAAATCGCTCGCCAGACCTGTACCCGGTGTGGTCGCATCGCCGGGGACTACTACGCCAGCATCGTCCAGATCCGGGCCGAGGGCCGGTCGCCCACGACGGAGGAACTCGAGCGGGCGAGAGAAATCGCCGAGAACATCGTCGCGGACATGGAGGCGACCGGGGACCGGAACGCCTTCATCACCGAGACCACGGAGACCGACGACGGCCTCAACATGCGGGTTTCGACCAACAAGATCGGCAAGAAGATCGCGAACAAGATGGTCGAGGAGTTCGGCGGTACCGTCAACGACGCCGAAACCCTGGTGACCGAGGACGAGGACGGTAACGGCGTCTACCGCGTGACGTTCGCGGTCCGTCTCCCGCCGTACGTCCCCGGCGACGTGATCGACCTCGCGGACGACGACGAGGGGCCCGTCCTGGTCAGCAGCGCCCACGGCAACCTCAAAGGGATCCGGTTGCGGACAGGCGAGCGCTACGAGGCGAGTTACGAGGAGGGGAACTCCCCCGAGGCCCGCAAACTCGGGGAGCGCGAGGACGCCGTCGAGGCGACCGTCGTCACGGTCGAGGACGAGCGCTCAATTCAGGTGCTCGACCCCGAAACCTACCAGGCGAAGACGATTTCCCGACCCGAGTACGTCGACGCCGATGCAGAGGAAGTGCCGGCGCTGAAGAGCCGCGCTGGCTTGCACATTCTACCGGAGAACGATGAGTGA
- a CDS encoding class I SAM-dependent methyltransferase, which translates to MSEGSGEDDRSRGEGRPRDDASNLDDELNSSTDNTTNSIVSDSTALGPRDDPLAVVVEKPRSETAIESLRAEGVYDDDRRVREYGSETVALPVLEPPTETAVLEVVRQIDPAYRTRDLADHLRERGWSDADLEMAPGSWAVIGSVILVRVPDDCPDETELGEALLALHGEADSVLADEGISNEGEGNGGTYREPRTRLLAGSSDTETVHVEDGTRYGLDPARVMFSPGNQAERRRMAEVVDPDERVFDMFAGIGYFTLPMARAGARMTATELNPTAFRYLLENAMANDVSSRVDAYHSDCRDLAADLRADRVVMGYYGVADGKDEAGHGSRVDEAVSFLPAALEALEPGGVVHYHEATPKPELWARPIGRLEAAAERAERTLEVLEKRRVKTHSAGVEHVVVDARVE; encoded by the coding sequence ATGAGTGAGGGCTCTGGGGAGGACGACCGGTCTCGAGGCGAGGGTCGGCCTCGAGACGACGCCTCGAACTTGGACGACGAGTTAAACTCGAGTACTGACAATACGACGAATTCTATAGTATCGGATTCAACCGCGCTCGGGCCTCGAGACGACCCACTCGCGGTCGTCGTCGAGAAACCGCGCTCGGAGACGGCGATCGAATCCTTGCGGGCCGAGGGCGTCTACGACGACGACCGCCGAGTGCGAGAGTACGGCTCCGAGACGGTGGCGCTGCCGGTGCTCGAACCACCCACAGAAACGGCCGTCCTGGAGGTCGTTCGTCAAATCGACCCCGCCTACCGCACCCGTGACCTGGCCGATCACCTCCGCGAACGGGGATGGAGCGACGCCGACCTCGAGATGGCGCCCGGCTCCTGGGCCGTTATTGGTTCGGTGATCCTCGTTCGCGTTCCCGACGACTGCCCCGACGAGACCGAACTCGGGGAGGCCTTACTCGCGCTCCACGGCGAGGCTGACAGCGTGCTCGCCGACGAGGGAATCTCGAACGAGGGCGAGGGCAACGGTGGCACCTACCGCGAACCCCGAACGCGACTGCTCGCGGGCTCGAGCGACACCGAGACGGTCCACGTCGAGGACGGGACGCGGTACGGACTCGATCCCGCCCGCGTCATGTTCTCGCCGGGGAACCAGGCCGAGCGCCGGCGGATGGCCGAGGTCGTCGACCCGGACGAGCGCGTGTTCGACATGTTCGCCGGCATCGGCTACTTCACGCTCCCGATGGCACGAGCGGGAGCGCGGATGACGGCCACCGAATTGAATCCGACGGCGTTTCGCTACCTGCTCGAGAACGCGATGGCCAACGACGTCTCGAGTCGGGTCGACGCCTACCACAGCGACTGTCGCGACCTGGCCGCCGACCTTCGCGCGGACCGAGTCGTCATGGGCTACTACGGTGTCGCCGACGGCAAAGACGAGGCGGGACACGGGAGTCGCGTCGACGAGGCTGTCTCGTTCCTGCCGGCGGCCCTCGAGGCCCTTGAGCCAGGTGGCGTCGTCCACTACCACGAGGCGACGCCCAAGCCAGAGCTGTGGGCGCGACCGATCGGTCGGCTCGAGGCCGCGGCCGAACGCGCAGAGCGGACCCTTGAGGTGCTCGAGAAGCGGCGGGTGAAGACGCACAGTGCGGGGGTCGAGCACGTGGTCGTGGACGCTCGCGTGGAGTGA